The DNA sequence AATCAAAGTTAAGATTAAATTCCCCTTTTAAGTCAGTTGATGTTCCTTCAACATTTTCTTTTCTAGGTGATAAAAGTAAATTTGCTCCAACAACTGCTTCTTTGTTTTTCTGATTTATTAATTTGCCGCTCAATTCTAAAATATTAGTTTCTGAATTATATTTTGTTGAATTAATTAAAAACTCAAAGTTCCCATATTTTGATGGATCTACATTTTCATCAAAT is a window from the Ignavibacteriota bacterium genome containing:
- a CDS encoding carboxypeptidase-like regulatory domain-containing protein translates to MKKINIIIWIFLTIISMSCCSKKNIITFDENVDPSKYGNFEFLINSTKYNSETNILELSGKLINQKNKEAVVGANLLLSPRKENVEGTSTDLKGEFNLNFDLSEYDSIEISYVFYNKKIINIQNIYNEYIKKN